A stretch of Anolis sagrei isolate rAnoSag1 chromosome X, rAnoSag1.mat, whole genome shotgun sequence DNA encodes these proteins:
- the PHETA1 gene encoding sesquipedalian-1 produces MKLNERSLTFYATCDSPTDHAGVLYKKGERNTAYHRRWFVLKGNMLFYFEERESREPVGVIILEGCTVELCEASEEFAFAIRFEGAKSRTYVLAAESQAAMEDWVKALSRASFGYLRLVVRELEKQLEEMRRDLSTGHRVQRRGPLCRKNQTAPNLELAVQEKPTIPLCVPAKENGCALWNNSEGLASLPARYTSTEPWGTRTCGEGSHDGGLKPPPLPPRRRALSGHSGGTNGPGLDGPVCPSVACFSKLHNWYGKEILELRRVWLEGQKGTSL; encoded by the coding sequence ATGAAGCTGAACGAGAGGAGCTTGACCTTCTATGCCACCTGTGACTCGCCCACGGACCACGCCGGCGTCCTCTACAAGAAAGGGGAGCGCAACACAGCCTACCACCGCCGCTGGTTTGTGCTGAAGGGAAACATGCTCTTCTATTTTGAGGAGCGGGAGAGCCGGGAGCCCGTGGGGGTCATCATCCTGGAAGGCTGCACGGTGGAGCTGTGCGAGGCCAGTgaggagtttgcttttgccatcCGCTTTGAGGGCGCCAAGTCCCGCACCTATGTCTTGGCTGCCGAGAGCCAAGCTGCCATGGAGGACTGGGTCAAGGCCCTCTCAAGGGCCAGCTTTGGCTATCTGCGCCTAGTGGTGAGGGAGCTGGAGAAGCAGCTCGAGGAGATGCGCAGGGATCTCTCCACCGGGCACCGGGTCCAGAGGCGGGGACCTCTTTGCCGAAAGAACCAGACAGCGCCCAACTTGGAACTGGCAGTGCAGGAGAAGCCTACGATTCCACTTTGTGTGCCGGCCAAAGAAAATGGCTGCGCACTCTGGAATAATTCTGAAGGCTTGGCCAGTCTGCCGGCAAGATATACCTCCACTGAACCCTGGGGTACAAGGACTTGCGGGGAGGGCAGCCATGATGGGGGGCTCAAGCCACCTCCTTTGCCACCTCGGAGACGGGCCCTCTCAGGCCATTCAGGGGGCACCAACGGCCCCGGCTTGGATGGCCCAGTGTGTCCAAGTGTGGCctgtttctccaaactccataaCTGGTATGGCAAGGAGATCCTGGAACTGCGGCGGGTCTGGCTGGAGGGGCAAAAGGGCACCAGTCTCTAA